The following coding sequences lie in one Arachis hypogaea cultivar Tifrunner chromosome 4, arahy.Tifrunner.gnm2.J5K5, whole genome shotgun sequence genomic window:
- the LOC112795111 gene encoding putative F-box protein At4g29970 has product MEGKQMGMNDILPPELIHRIFLRVPAKDLFHLRFVSKLWHSLISDRDFVESHYNLYSAASSHSYFFLVKDTTKSACFVEFDTLFDVAAAPTTLRALPKSMGTWKQQFYGLFLHGAIHWLCYSSKDYIDDGILIFDLKEKSFSKISMPKQLVGCSPIDLTILGGRLAMYSYHNHITEIWVMKEYKVRFGKYVVSERVLNYSPFSLSHYHYYYESYCVHEDSLLPLPGDIKDKDKKKKTVQSYGED; this is encoded by the exons ATGGAAGGGAAGCAGATGGGCATGAATGACATCCTCCCTCCGGAGCTCATTCACCGAATCTTTCTAAGGGTACCTGCCAAAGACTTGTTTCACCTCAGATTCGTTTCAAAACTTTGGCACTCTCTCATTTCCGATCGAGACTTTGTAGAATCGCATTACAACCTCTACTCTGCCGCATCTTCCCATTCGTACTTCTTCTTGGTAAAAGACACTACTAAAAGTGCTTGCTTTGTTGAGTTCGACACGCTATTTGATGTTGCAGCAGCACCAACGACACTCAGAG CGCTCCCCAAATCCATGGGCACGTGGAAGCAGCAATTTTATGGGTTATTCTTACATGGCGCTATTCATTGGTTGTGTTACTCTAGTAAAGATTACATTGATGATGGTATTCTTATCTTTGATTTGAAGGAAAAGAGTTTCTCAAAGATATCTATGCCAAAACAACTCGTAGGGTGTTCTCCCATCGATCTCACCATATTAGGAGGGCGCCTTGCCATGTATTCGTATCACAACCATATAACTGAGATATGGGTTATGAAAGAATATAAAGTGCG GTTTGGCAAATATGTTGTCAGTGAAAGGGTTCTAAATTattctcctttttctctttctcattaTCATTATTACTATGAAAGTTACTGTGTACATGAAGATAGTCTCTTGCCATTGCCCGGTGACATTAAggataaggataaaaagaagaaaactg TCCAGTCTTATGGTGAGGATTAA